Proteins from a genomic interval of candidate division KSB1 bacterium:
- a CDS encoding YceH family protein, which produces MLLSNEEARVFGCLIEKSQATPEYYPMTLNALVAACNQKTSRDPVVDYAPDEVEEALRSLKEKGLCAFISGGGRVTKYAHRGGENGLELSSQQLAVLSVLLLRGPQTVGEIKGRTERQFEFSSLEAVEQTLEGLMAGEKHFVEKAPRRAGQKEDRYRHLFFVYQDESEENQEASGVPSLRAEMEEMKKRVAALETEIAKIKKDLY; this is translated from the coding sequence ATGTTGCTCTCAAACGAAGAAGCCCGCGTGTTCGGCTGCTTGATCGAGAAAAGCCAGGCCACGCCGGAATATTATCCGATGACGCTCAACGCGCTGGTCGCCGCGTGCAATCAGAAAACCAGCCGCGATCCGGTGGTGGACTATGCGCCCGATGAAGTTGAAGAAGCCCTGCGCAGCCTCAAAGAGAAAGGCCTCTGCGCCTTCATCAGCGGCGGCGGACGCGTGACGAAATACGCGCATCGCGGCGGCGAAAATGGCCTCGAGCTTTCGTCACAGCAGTTGGCGGTTTTGAGCGTGCTGCTGCTGCGCGGCCCGCAAACTGTTGGCGAGATCAAAGGCCGGACCGAACGCCAATTTGAATTTTCTTCTCTTGAAGCGGTTGAGCAAACGCTGGAAGGCTTGATGGCCGGTGAAAAACATTTCGTCGAAAAAGCGCCCCGCCGCGCCGGGCAAAAAGAGGATCGCTACCGGCATTTGTTTTTTGTTTATCAGGATGAAAGTGAAGAGAATCAGGAAGCTTCGGGAGTTCCCTCATTGCGCGCCGAGATGGAAGAGATGAAAAAGCGAGTCGCGGCGTTGGAAACGGAAATCGCAAAAATCAAAAAAGATTTATACTGA
- a CDS encoding aldehyde dehydrogenase family protein: MIQPFSSGAQVQTKVQSLDPATGEVWQEYDSATPQQVHEAVATAHAAQKSWGALPIKDRFAPLRKFFDLLFERRMEVAALITRENGKPVAEALVAEVIVSLDLLKFYLRYAPVWLRTKRLPHENIALIMRRGYVAHEPLGVVGIISPWNYPLMLPLSGTLAALIAGNAVVMKPSEFTPTIALEMQKLFREAGLPDGVFQVVVGDGSTGAALAASEVNKIVFTGSTATGKKVAAAAAEKLIPVVMELGGSDPMLVLRDADLEHAASGAIWARFMNCGQSCVAVKRVFVEQEIYDAFVTKVVEKVKRLRLGPGSHPDTDVGPMIRERQVAALESQLNDAIVKGATVLCGGKRRPDLGPLFFEPTVVVKVNPTMKVLQEETFGPLLPIVPVRDVEKAIELANATPHGLAASIWTNDVKRGRELAQRIETGAVLINDAVSHVGACEVPHGGAKASGYGRTHGRDGLLEMTRTKYLDVDPITFVRKPWWFRYDANLLQQLNRFAEAQFSRSLFARLRGVAGSLGLLWRKTWV; encoded by the coding sequence ATGATACAACCCTTTTCCTCAGGCGCGCAGGTTCAAACCAAAGTCCAGTCCCTCGATCCTGCCACCGGCGAAGTTTGGCAGGAATACGACAGCGCGACGCCGCAGCAAGTTCATGAAGCGGTGGCGACAGCGCACGCGGCGCAGAAAAGCTGGGGCGCTTTGCCCATCAAAGATCGTTTCGCCCCGTTGCGAAAATTCTTCGACCTTTTGTTTGAGCGCCGGATGGAAGTCGCAGCCTTGATCACGCGCGAAAACGGCAAACCGGTGGCCGAAGCGTTGGTTGCAGAAGTCATCGTCAGCCTCGATTTGCTCAAATTTTATCTGCGCTACGCGCCGGTTTGGCTGCGCACGAAAAGATTGCCGCACGAAAACATCGCGCTGATAATGCGGCGCGGTTATGTGGCTCATGAGCCGCTCGGCGTCGTCGGCATCATCTCCCCGTGGAATTATCCGCTCATGCTGCCGCTCAGCGGAACCCTCGCTGCGCTGATTGCGGGAAATGCCGTCGTGATGAAACCCTCCGAATTTACACCCACGATTGCCTTGGAAATGCAAAAACTTTTTCGTGAAGCCGGATTACCCGACGGCGTTTTTCAAGTCGTGGTCGGTGATGGCAGCACCGGCGCGGCCCTGGCGGCGAGTGAAGTCAACAAAATTGTTTTCACCGGCAGCACGGCGACGGGGAAAAAAGTTGCAGCGGCAGCAGCAGAAAAGCTGATACCGGTGGTCATGGAATTGGGCGGCAGCGATCCGATGCTCGTCCTGCGCGACGCCGATCTTGAACACGCTGCCAGCGGCGCGATTTGGGCACGCTTCATGAACTGCGGCCAAAGCTGTGTCGCGGTGAAACGAGTTTTTGTCGAGCAGGAAATTTACGATGCGTTCGTCACCAAAGTTGTCGAAAAAGTCAAACGCCTGCGCCTCGGCCCGGGAAGCCATCCTGACACGGATGTTGGTCCGATGATTCGCGAGCGGCAAGTGGCGGCGTTGGAATCGCAGCTCAACGATGCCATCGTCAAAGGCGCGACGGTTCTTTGCGGCGGCAAGCGTCGCCCGGATCTCGGCCCGCTCTTTTTTGAGCCGACGGTTGTTGTGAAGGTGAATCCGACGATGAAGGTTTTACAAGAGGAAACTTTCGGTCCGCTGCTGCCGATCGTGCCGGTGCGCGACGTGGAGAAAGCGATTGAACTTGCCAATGCCACGCCGCACGGCCTCGCCGCGAGCATCTGGACGAACGATGTGAAACGCGGCCGCGAGTTGGCGCAACGGATTGAAACCGGCGCGGTGTTGATCAACGATGCCGTGAGCCACGTCGGCGCCTGCGAAGTCCCTCACGGCGGCGCCAAAGCCAGCGGCTACGGCCGCACTCATGGCCGCGACGGCTTGTTGGAAATGACCCGCACCAAATACCTCGACGTCGATCCCATCACGTTCGTGCGTAAACCGTGGTGGTTTCGTTACGATGCGAATTTGTTGCAGCAGCTCAATCGCTTTGCCGAGGCGCAATTCAGCCGCTCTCTTTTCGCCCGCCTGCGTGGTGTAGCGGGATCATTGGGATTGTTGTGGCGGAAGACGTGGGTGTGA
- the fabF gene encoding beta-ketoacyl-ACP synthase II: MSSNHAVVITGIGLITPLGLTVEENWRALMEGRSGIDTIQRFDASALPTRFGGEVKNFDPSNYMDPKEVRHYDRYTHFAVAAADAAMADAGLKPKDLPKEKTGIVVGSGMGGLETFMENARNLIEKGPRRVSPFFVPATITNIAAGLLAIRYNTNGVNYATVSACATGAHAIMDGLMLLRQGFMEVMIVGGSEAAITDIGIAAFAAAKALSRNNEHPRAASRPFDLARDGFVIGEGAGILILERKDRAQARGARIWAEVCGAGASSDAFHITTPPEDGKGAALAMRMALVDAGLKPQDIGYINAHATSTPLGDKAETSAIRAVLGEHTKNVAVSSTKSMTGHLLGAAGAVEAAYTAMALYHQMLPPTINLDNVDPECDLNHVANKPRPVSMRHALSNGFGFGGTNAVLALGKYENETTKN, translated from the coding sequence ATGTCGTCGAATCATGCTGTGGTTATTACAGGTATCGGTTTGATCACCCCCTTGGGCCTGACAGTGGAGGAAAACTGGCGCGCGCTGATGGAGGGCCGCTCGGGAATCGACACCATTCAGCGCTTTGATGCCTCCGCCCTGCCGACACGTTTCGGCGGCGAAGTGAAGAATTTTGATCCGAGCAATTACATGGATCCGAAAGAAGTCCGGCACTACGATCGCTACACGCATTTTGCGGTCGCCGCCGCCGATGCGGCGATGGCCGACGCCGGACTCAAGCCGAAAGATTTGCCCAAAGAAAAAACCGGCATCGTCGTCGGCTCCGGCATGGGCGGCCTTGAAACGTTCATGGAAAACGCGCGCAACTTGATTGAAAAAGGCCCGCGCCGCGTCTCGCCGTTTTTCGTCCCGGCCACGATCACAAACATCGCCGCGGGGTTGCTGGCGATTCGTTACAACACCAACGGCGTCAATTACGCCACCGTCTCGGCCTGCGCTACCGGCGCGCATGCGATCATGGATGGGTTGATGCTGCTTCGTCAAGGTTTTATGGAGGTGATGATCGTCGGCGGCTCCGAAGCGGCGATTACGGACATCGGCATCGCAGCGTTTGCGGCGGCGAAAGCGCTGTCGCGGAACAATGAGCATCCGCGCGCCGCCAGCCGGCCCTTTGATCTGGCGCGCGACGGTTTTGTGATTGGCGAGGGCGCTGGCATTTTGATTTTGGAAAGAAAAGACCGCGCGCAGGCCCGCGGCGCCCGCATCTGGGCGGAAGTTTGCGGCGCCGGCGCTTCTTCGGATGCCTTTCACATCACCACGCCGCCGGAAGACGGCAAAGGCGCGGCCTTGGCGATGCGCATGGCCCTGGTCGATGCCGGCCTCAAACCGCAAGACATCGGTTACATCAACGCGCATGCCACCTCCACTCCGCTCGGCGACAAAGCCGAAACCTCCGCCATCAGAGCGGTCTTGGGCGAGCATACCAAAAACGTCGCGGTCAGCTCGACCAAATCAATGACCGGTCATCTGCTCGGCGCCGCCGGCGCGGTGGAAGCGGCCTACACCGCGATGGCGTTGTATCATCAAATGCTGCCGCCGACGATCAATTTGGACAACGTCGATCCCGAATGCGATCTCAATCACGTTGCCAACAAGCCGCGGCCGGTTTCGATGCGCCATGCCCTTTCCAACGGCTTTGGTTTTGGCGGCACCAATGCGGTGCTGGCGTTGGGAAAATATGAAAACGAAACAACAAAAAATTGA